A single genomic interval of Vogesella indigofera harbors:
- a CDS encoding SAM-dependent methyltransferase: MNASSRTLASPLPSRVPLLVRPLLQALSRLQYGELTLITPDGDSYQFRGAHPGPQAQLQVYDWRALRRIVLAGDIGLAEAWRDGWLTAPDWTSLLQLALANEAAFEQAIHGSWLGTAGYWLKHLTRANTRRGSRRNIHAHYDIGNDFYRLWLDPGMSYSAAIFSGEAGQTLAAAQEAKYERILARLGAQPGQRILEIGCGWGGFAEYAIRSRGVHVTGVTLSPSQLEWAQQRLAAAGLAQQADLRLQDYRDIDGQFDHIVSIEMLEAVGERWWPRYFRTLHDRLKPGGRAMVQVITIGDDHFARYRRGTDFIQQFIFPGGMLPSPATLDRDIAGAGLQLAERYTFGRDYAETLRRWLHDFNAALPQVYGQGFDQAFVRLWQFYLHYCIAGFDAGRTDVCQLEIRRR; encoded by the coding sequence ATGAATGCATCCTCGCGTACCCTCGCTTCCCCGTTGCCCTCGCGCGTGCCGCTGCTGGTGCGCCCGCTGCTGCAGGCACTGTCGCGCCTGCAGTACGGCGAGCTGACGCTGATCACCCCCGACGGCGACAGCTACCAGTTCCGTGGCGCTCATCCCGGCCCGCAGGCACAGCTGCAGGTCTACGACTGGCGCGCGCTGCGTCGCATCGTGCTGGCCGGCGACATTGGCCTGGCCGAGGCCTGGCGCGACGGCTGGCTGACGGCGCCGGACTGGACGTCGCTGCTGCAGCTGGCGCTGGCCAACGAGGCCGCCTTCGAGCAGGCGATCCACGGCAGCTGGCTGGGCACCGCTGGCTACTGGCTGAAGCACCTGACGCGCGCCAATACCCGCCGTGGCAGCCGCCGCAACATCCACGCCCACTACGACATCGGCAACGACTTCTACCGGCTGTGGCTGGACCCGGGCATGAGCTATTCCGCCGCCATCTTCAGCGGTGAGGCCGGGCAAACCTTGGCCGCAGCGCAGGAGGCCAAGTACGAACGCATCCTGGCGCGGCTGGGTGCGCAGCCGGGGCAGCGCATCCTGGAGATCGGCTGCGGCTGGGGTGGCTTTGCCGAGTACGCGATCCGCAGTCGCGGCGTGCACGTCACCGGCGTGACCCTGTCGCCGTCGCAGCTGGAGTGGGCGCAGCAAAGGTTGGCCGCAGCCGGACTCGCGCAGCAGGCCGATCTGCGGTTGCAGGACTACCGCGACATCGACGGCCAGTTCGACCACATCGTGTCGATCGAGATGCTGGAGGCGGTCGGCGAACGCTGGTGGCCGCGCTACTTCCGCACCCTGCACGACCGTCTCAAGCCCGGCGGCCGGGCGATGGTGCAGGTGATCACCATCGGTGACGACCATTTCGCGCGCTACCGGCGCGGCACCGACTTCATCCAGCAGTTCATCTTCCCCGGCGGCATGCTGCCGTCGCCGGCGACGCTGGACCGCGACATCGCCGGCGCCGGGCTGCAACTGGCCGAGCGCTACACCTTTGGCCGCGACTACGCCGAGACACTGCGGCGCTGGTTGCATGATTTCAACGCCGCGTTGCCGCAGGTGTATGGCCAGGGCTTCGATCAGGCCTTCGTGCGCCTGTGGCAGTTCTACCTGCACTACTGCATCGCCGGTTTCGACGCGGGACGCACCGATGTCTGCCAACTGGAAATCCGTCGCCGCTAG
- a CDS encoding DUF1365 domain-containing protein, with amino-acid sequence MTTFSVYRGRVWHGRRAPTRHQFSYRHAWLALTLLPGQPEPASIRLAPGVSWQRRRHGPRDDSPLLPWLTAKLAASGVHDIARIELHTLPSLCGYVFNPVSFYLVFDAAATLRAVWVEVSNTFGQHHDYCLHHPDHRAIGSRDLLSTGKALQVSPFFQVEGSYRFRFLRAADGRFAVRIEYRRDDEHNDFVATQQGTPVPYSPARLWQLLLATGLLAVAVWLRIHWQALRLWRKKVPFFGKDGHAASSVSPGELS; translated from the coding sequence ATGACCACGTTCAGCGTCTACCGTGGCCGCGTCTGGCACGGCCGCCGCGCGCCGACCCGCCACCAGTTCAGCTACCGCCACGCCTGGCTGGCGCTGACGCTGCTGCCGGGGCAACCGGAGCCGGCCAGCATCCGCCTGGCGCCGGGGGTGAGCTGGCAGCGCCGCCGTCACGGCCCGCGCGACGACTCGCCACTGCTGCCGTGGCTGACTGCCAAGTTGGCCGCAAGCGGGGTGCACGACATCGCGCGCATCGAGCTGCACACCCTGCCCAGCCTGTGCGGCTACGTGTTCAACCCGGTCAGCTTCTACCTGGTGTTCGATGCCGCCGCCACGCTGCGTGCGGTATGGGTCGAGGTCAGCAATACCTTCGGCCAGCATCACGACTACTGCCTGCACCACCCCGACCATCGCGCCATCGGCAGCCGCGACCTGCTGAGCACCGGCAAGGCACTGCAGGTGTCGCCGTTCTTCCAGGTGGAAGGCAGCTACCGCTTCCGCTTCCTGCGCGCGGCGGACGGCCGCTTCGCGGTGCGCATCGAGTACCGCCGCGACGACGAGCACAACGACTTCGTCGCCACTCAGCAGGGCACGCCGGTGCCGTATTCGCCGGCGCGGCTGTGGCAGCTGCTGCTGGCCACCGGCCTGCTCGCCGTGGCGGTGTGGCTGCGCATCCACTGGCAGGCGCTGCGGCTGTGGCGCAAGAAAGTCCCGTTTTTCGGTAAAGATGGCCACGCGGCCAGCTCGGTTTCTCCCGGAGAGTTGTCATGA
- a CDS encoding NAD(P)/FAD-dependent oxidoreductase, translated as MKIAVVGAGIAGLSSAWLLSRAGHQVVLFEAAAYAGGHSNTVDVELEGIRAPVDTGFLVHNDRTYPNLIRLFALLGVPVRASEMTFSVVLEQENVEWAGSSIATLFAQKRNLLRPTFWRMVGDILRLHRLAPRLQRESRDSGETLGQILDRYRFSAALRDWYLLPMGAAIWSSSTRDMAAFPAATFFDFCANHGLMQILDRPQWKTVQGGSREYVRRMVAGIGEVRLSSPVRKVRRDERGVTLCSRHGEEHFEQLVLACHSDQALALLGDASEAERALLSQLRYQPNRAVLHTDASFLPARRQAWAAWNYRMGAGGPSAQPVMVSYLLNQLQGLPFRRPVIVTLNPYREPQGKLAEFDYAHPLFDRAAIAAQQSLATIQGRQRTWFAGAWAGYGFHEDGLKAGMGVAQALGATIPWDIGVPLAAHPRQPQPAVVAP; from the coding sequence ATGAAAATTGCGGTGGTGGGTGCCGGCATTGCCGGCTTGTCCTCGGCCTGGCTGCTGAGCCGGGCCGGACACCAGGTGGTGCTGTTCGAGGCCGCGGCCTACGCCGGCGGCCACAGCAATACCGTCGACGTCGAGCTGGAAGGCATCCGCGCGCCGGTGGACACCGGTTTCCTGGTGCACAACGACCGCACCTATCCCAACCTGATCCGCCTGTTTGCGCTGCTGGGGGTGCCGGTGAGGGCCAGCGAGATGACCTTTTCGGTGGTGCTGGAGCAGGAAAACGTGGAGTGGGCCGGCAGCAGCATCGCCACCCTGTTCGCGCAGAAGCGTAACCTGCTGCGGCCAACCTTCTGGCGCATGGTCGGCGACATCCTGCGCCTGCACCGGCTGGCGCCACGCTTGCAGCGGGAAAGCCGCGACAGCGGCGAGACGCTGGGGCAGATCCTCGACCGCTACCGCTTCAGCGCGGCGCTGCGCGACTGGTATCTGCTGCCGATGGGGGCGGCGATCTGGTCCAGCTCCACCCGCGACATGGCCGCTTTCCCGGCGGCCACCTTCTTCGATTTCTGCGCCAACCACGGCCTGATGCAGATACTGGACCGGCCGCAGTGGAAAACGGTGCAGGGTGGCTCACGCGAGTACGTGCGGCGCATGGTGGCCGGCATCGGCGAGGTGCGGCTGTCGTCGCCGGTGCGCAAGGTGCGCCGCGACGAGCGCGGCGTGACGCTGTGCAGCCGCCATGGCGAGGAGCACTTCGAGCAGCTGGTGCTGGCCTGCCACAGCGACCAGGCGCTGGCGCTGCTCGGCGACGCCAGCGAGGCGGAACGGGCGCTCTTGTCGCAGCTGCGTTACCAGCCCAACCGCGCGGTGCTGCACACCGACGCCTCTTTCCTGCCGGCGCGGCGCCAGGCGTGGGCGGCATGGAATTACCGCATGGGCGCGGGCGGGCCGTCGGCGCAGCCGGTGATGGTCAGCTATCTGCTCAACCAGCTGCAGGGGCTGCCCTTCCGCCGCCCGGTGATCGTGACGCTGAACCCCTACCGCGAGCCGCAGGGCAAGCTGGCGGAGTTCGACTACGCCCACCCGCTGTTCGACCGCGCCGCCATCGCCGCGCAGCAGTCGCTGGCGACGATCCAGGGCCGCCAGCGTACCTGGTTTGCCGGCGCCTGGGCCGGCTACGGCTTCCACGAGGACGGCCTCAAGGCCGGCATGGGGGTGGCGCAGGCGCTCGGCGCGACTATCCCGTGGGACATCGGCGTGCCGCTGGCTGCACACCCGCGGCAACCGCAACCGGCGGTGGTCGCGCCATGA
- a CDS encoding D-2-hydroxyacid dehydrogenase: protein MTLHIVFVDRDSLPVPVPSCAFPHRFTAYPATSREQLLAHCADADILISNKVAFDAATLAALPRLKLLAVAATGYNHIDLAACRERGIAVCNIRHYGDDTVAEHAFMLMMALMRNLPAYQRDVAAGVWQQAAQFCHFGAPIRDLQGATLGIVGSGGIGQAMAARARAFGMRVQFAERKGAAVVRDGYVAFDALLASSDVISLHCPLNDDTRNLIAQPELMAMKPGAVLVNTARGGLVDEEALVAALKFGQLGGAGFDVLSVEPPRDGNPLLKARLPHLIVTPHVGWASGEAMARLAAQLVSNIEAWQRGERQNRLD from the coding sequence ATGACTCTTCACATCGTGTTTGTCGACCGGGACAGCTTGCCTGTCCCGGTGCCGTCTTGTGCCTTCCCGCACCGCTTCACCGCCTATCCCGCCACCAGCCGCGAGCAACTGCTGGCCCACTGTGCCGATGCCGACATCCTGATCAGCAACAAGGTCGCGTTCGACGCGGCCACGTTGGCCGCATTGCCGCGGCTGAAGCTGCTGGCGGTGGCCGCCACCGGTTACAACCACATCGACCTCGCCGCCTGCCGCGAGCGCGGCATCGCGGTGTGCAATATCCGCCACTACGGCGACGACACTGTGGCGGAGCACGCCTTCATGCTGATGATGGCGCTGATGCGCAACCTGCCGGCCTACCAGCGCGATGTCGCCGCCGGGGTGTGGCAGCAGGCGGCGCAGTTCTGCCATTTCGGCGCGCCGATCCGCGACCTGCAGGGCGCGACGCTTGGCATCGTCGGCAGCGGCGGCATCGGCCAGGCGATGGCGGCCCGCGCCCGCGCCTTCGGCATGCGCGTGCAGTTTGCCGAGCGCAAGGGCGCGGCTGTGGTGCGCGACGGCTACGTGGCGTTTGACGCGCTACTGGCCAGCTCCGACGTGATCTCGCTGCACTGCCCGCTGAACGACGACACCCGCAACCTGATCGCGCAGCCGGAGCTGATGGCGATGAAGCCGGGCGCGGTGCTGGTCAATACCGCGCGTGGCGGGCTGGTGGACGAGGAGGCGCTGGTGGCGGCGCTGAAATTCGGCCAGCTCGGTGGCGCCGGCTTCGACGTGTTGTCGGTGGAGCCGCCGCGCGACGGCAACCCGCTGCTGAAGGCGCGCCTGCCGCACCTGATCGTGACGCCGCACGTCGGCTGGGCCAGCGGCGAGGCGATGGCCAGGCTGGCGGCGCAGCTGGTCAGCAATATCGAGGCCTGGCAGCGCGGCGAAAGGCAGAACCGGCTGGACTGA
- a CDS encoding FKBP-type peptidyl-prolyl cis-trans isomerase has translation MAELIIEDLLVGDGAEAVAAQEVTVHYTGWLTDGTKFDSSKDRYQPFSFVLGEGYVIKGWDQGVQGMKVGGKRKLTIPAELGYGARGAGGVIPPHATLVFEVELLQVG, from the coding sequence ATGGCAGAACTGATCATCGAAGACCTGCTGGTAGGCGACGGCGCGGAAGCCGTGGCCGCTCAGGAAGTGACCGTGCACTACACCGGCTGGCTGACCGATGGCACCAAATTCGATTCCAGCAAGGATCGCTACCAGCCGTTCAGCTTCGTGCTGGGCGAAGGCTACGTGATCAAGGGCTGGGATCAGGGCGTACAGGGCATGAAGGTCGGCGGCAAGCGCAAGCTGACCATCCCGGCCGAGCTGGGCTACGGCGCCCGCGGTGCCGGTGGCGTGATCCCGCCGCACGCGACGCTGGTATTCGAGGTCGAGCTGCTGCAGGTTGGCTGA
- a CDS encoding DUF2189 domain-containing protein: protein MDITHLPSHEHVVVRHVTPDQPLQWLRMGWQDLRRAPADSLFYGAVFVVMGFLLNMYFDFAPQHVITLATLFLLGGPFLAIGLYDIARQLEDPAGGKVMLMHSMTAWRVNMPGFTLFAALLAVLVFGWFRISLLMFALFFQGSVPSLDQLVVSAFTAENLPFLIAYFGTGFFFAVAVFALSVCAIPMMLDKDVDTITAMVMSVQAVYRNLLTMLVWAAMIVVLTAIGFATQFIGLLLIMPLIGLSSWHAYRALINFER from the coding sequence ATGGACATTACTCATCTACCTTCTCATGAGCATGTCGTCGTCAGGCATGTGACGCCCGATCAGCCGCTGCAATGGCTGCGCATGGGCTGGCAGGACCTGCGGCGCGCACCGGCGGATTCGCTGTTCTACGGCGCCGTGTTTGTAGTGATGGGCTTTTTGCTGAACATGTATTTCGACTTCGCACCACAACACGTGATTACCCTGGCAACGCTGTTCCTGCTGGGCGGCCCGTTCCTCGCCATCGGCCTGTACGATATCGCGCGCCAGCTGGAGGATCCGGCGGGCGGGAAGGTGATGCTGATGCACAGCATGACCGCGTGGCGCGTCAACATGCCGGGCTTTACCCTGTTTGCCGCCCTGCTGGCTGTGCTGGTGTTCGGCTGGTTCCGCATCTCGCTGCTGATGTTCGCGCTGTTCTTCCAGGGGAGCGTACCGTCGCTGGACCAGCTGGTCGTCTCCGCCTTCACCGCCGAGAACCTGCCGTTCCTGATTGCCTACTTCGGCACCGGCTTCTTCTTTGCCGTGGCGGTGTTCGCGCTCAGCGTCTGCGCCATTCCGATGATGCTGGACAAGGACGTCGATACCATCACCGCGATGGTGATGAGCGTGCAGGCGGTGTACCGCAATTTGCTGACGATGCTGGTGTGGGCGGCTATGATCGTGGTCCTGACCGCGATCGGTTTTGCTACCCAGTTCATCGGCCTGCTGCTCATCATGCCCCTGATCGGGCTGTCCAGTTGGCATGCCTATCGCGCCCTGATCAACTTCGAGCGCTAG